From Pleurocapsa sp. PCC 7319:
CTAAAAATACTCAACCTTCTATTGTTGAGGCTCAAGGCTGGATCGTTAACGAAAGAGGCAAAGTAGAACTAGTAGCAAGTTCGATGAATAATGTAAATATTAGGCAAGAGAGTCTGAATTGCGATCGGTAGCTATTTTTGTAAAAAGCGATCGCCTTGAGTTGAATAACATTTTGTTACAAAACAACGAAATCACTTTCAGTAAGAGTAGTGGTATCAGTTCCCGTCAAGACTGCTAGAGTTTCAGTGCCCAAGACGATCTCGTTCCCAGAGAAAGATAAATCATCGTAAGTCAAACCATCAGTCAAGCCCAATAAATCGGGGTTACTAAAATCAGTAATAGTATCAGTACCTTCTCCTGCTGCCAAAATAAATGTATCTCTACCGTTACCGCCTGTAAGAAGATCGTCTCCAATTCCACCACGGAGAGTATCCGCACCGTTTTCTCCGCTTAAAGTATCATTTCCTCTGCCACCATTAAGTTCGTCTTTGCCATTGCCTCCATCGATAACATTACTTTCAAAATTCAAATCGACGAAGTCTGCCATATCTTCACCGATAATTTCGTGTACGCGACGGGTGGGATGATACTCGTCCCAAAAATAATACTCGTCGGGATTATCGCAGGGAGGTTCGACGGGAAAAACAGGTTGACAGGGAGCGTCTACGTTCGTCAAACCGTAATTTTCGGGATTAGAACGAATTTCATCGCTAATAGCAACATGGTCGTAAAGTTCGATATCGATGGCTAATTCTGATTCTAGAGTTTCTAATTCTTGAGGCAGAAGATTGTTAACTTCCTCCGTAAACAAGGTCGCTTCCTCAACCTGACCGAACTCAATAACACCAGGTAAAATACCAAGGTCAGAAGAGTTAACCACCAGAAATTTTTCCGCACCTAGTTCGGCTAAATCGGATACGCTCTCAACAATATTCTCTACAGTTTGTTCTGCCAACTCTTCGACTGTTCCAGGTAAACCGAAATCGGTATATTCAAAAAGATCGTTTGCCGAAGCAAAGATAAAGTAAAGCGCATCAGAATCCGCAGGTTGTCCTGCAAGTTCGGCGGTAAATCGGTCTACTTGACCAAATGCCCCC
This genomic window contains:
- a CDS encoding SGNH/GDSL hydrolase family protein — protein: MSLSEVSLIPETLITTAGKTFKLATTNDESISQIYAFGDSYSDDGLSLEISTAAVEAGVPDSFILPADPELGLYDESGRWTNGLTAVEVLSENLGVDLTDYAVGGAKSGDGNYYSWLDSFQNTGAFGQVDRFTAELAGQPADSDALYFIFASANDLFEYTDFGLPGTVEELAEQTVENIVESVSDLAELGAEKFLVVNSSDLGILPGVIEFGQVEEATLFTEEVNNLLPQELETLESELAIDIELYDHVAISDEIRSNPENYGLTNVDAPCQPVFPVEPPCDNPDEYYFWDEYHPTRRVHEIIGEDMADFVDLNFESNVIDGGNGKDELNGGRGNDTLSGENGADTLRGGIGDDLLTGGNGRDTFILAAGEGTDTITDFSNPDLLGLTDGLTYDDLSFSGNEIVLGTETLAVLTGTDTTTLTESDFVVL